In Alosa alosa isolate M-15738 ecotype Scorff River chromosome 19, AALO_Geno_1.1, whole genome shotgun sequence, a genomic segment contains:
- the LOC125284415 gene encoding LOW QUALITY PROTEIN: putative Polycomb group protein ASXL2 (The sequence of the model RefSeq protein was modified relative to this genomic sequence to represent the inferred CDS: deleted 2 bases in 1 codon), translating to MREKQRKKKGRTWAEAAKTVLEKYPNTPMSHKEILQVIQKERLKEIRSGTSPLACLNAMLHTNSRGEEGIFYKVPGRMGVYTLKKDIADVVKELSEEGSEDSSDNLSDSRSTENSSSNNSKEGRRGRWRRRVPAKLKSQPSSPQSRCSSPSVPSSKLISPSQKHSKKALKQALKQQQQRNQRRQCVMASGSSPRLLLKSVKGLADSVDAKPGSADFPQSISAAHSAITAYPRLRSSVSGKTAWELKQVERPPASPQNSSSSSSSSSSAKADCPPASRKLSQRSSRLSARQLKRSRCEIDVETPDSILVNTNLRALFNKHNFSALPHECQLKLLKLLPEVDQQACMDGPVLKVTSSALNNEFFTSAAQSWKDRLSEGEFTPELRLRMRQEFEKEKKVELWKERFFESYYGEHSGLTLEESRELLDAEGKEAPVQEPAELPCKKSAGQATVDIQEQSQGFQPSPTESESKPAPEKPVSQAASSSVRSSELPQRRSQATPVGSYTPTLTRSMSLKAEASLAAAATREAPTPETAPAPTAPAPAPTAPAPTAPAPTAPAPTALAPTAPAPTAPAPTAPAPTPAPVPAPTPAQERPTPAASPAPSPTTAPVPAPSPAISPPHPHPPPPPPPPPSTAAPTAAASPAPLASGTPHRDEKTQAARKDSPGTTSAAAAAESHVTSPAPSAPHEPLKRKSSSQQEAEASPEKKLCPTQPAGASAVTAASSSSSPPTTTTSSSLPSPAASAPAVTPTKEQRVPPLIIPVSRILAAAAPPPSPVSPRAPLVVAPPRSGRTGARTLADIKAKAQQARAQRAAAAAAGTSPHGAGPGSGGGSAPSTPTSLSSGSETPSPVKLSPASPAHAGRLSHTPPSATAATDIRAASGSHSNQSHSHALFKPSLAHLQRPPVSGPGGNTAAVAAALSFAASLKSSSSIPANNPLVTQLLQGKEIPLEKILPKPLARGEHPPTTTTTTTITTTIIRPPPAPRMTSRAGFVSRSQVSWRRTVPRAPLAPPGLVSEESRPPLTSREMLDKETQEQILQVFMRGQAYSPAVPQHDTRALGIPPQSLPLQSCADRPFCPAGLLSRKRRSRPAMSGHYLLNVSTYGRSDASKRALLSVPQASLKTESLEAGEGGHVKEEEAEERRAGLGEEEEEKGVKIEEPGSPQRCSWTKQMSGNTSNAHSGSHATTSSSGHSESPSLGPCSYGGTISMSVPPALNHTSTGSGAAVSADSPASAQTSSEADAGSGSVMSFSVTVTTIPAGHPGSNPGEDSPEQVFMEGSAMEEVQSKCYCRLKAMIMCKGCGAFCHDDCIGPSKLCVSCLVVR from the exons atgagggagaaacagaggaagaagaagggGCGGACATGGGCAGAAGCAGCTAAAACG GTGTTGGAAAAGTACCCCAACACTCCCATGAGCCACAAGGAGATCCTCCAGGTCATCCAGAAGGAGCGTCTGAAGGAGATCAG AAG TGGGACGTCACCCCTGGCCTGTCTGAATGCCATGCTGCACACTAACTCTCGCGGGGAGGAGGGCATCTTCTACAAGGTGCCAGGCAGGATGGGAGTCTATACGCTCAAG aAAGACATAGCGGACGTGGTGAAGGAGCTGTCGGAGGAGGGCTCAGAGGACAGCAGTGATAATCTGTCTGACAGCCGCAGCACtgagaacagcagcagcaacaacagcaaggAGGGCAGGAGGGGCAGATGGCGGAGGAGGG TTCCGGCGAAGCTGAAGTCGCAGCCGTCCTCCCCGCAGTCGCGCTGCTCCTCCCCCTCGGTTCCCTCCAGCAAGCTCATCTCGCCCTCCCAGAAGCACAGCAAGAAGGCCCTCAAGCAG gcactgaagcaacagcagcagaggaACCAACGGAGGCAGTGTGTGATGGCGTCAGGTTCGAGCCCGCGACTGCTGCTGAAGAGTGTGAAGGGGCTGGCCGACAGCGTGGACGCCAAGCCAGGTAGCGCAGATTTCCCACAATCCATCTCTGCAGCCCATTCTGCCATCACAGCCTATCCACGCTTACGCTCATCCGTCTCCGGCAAGACAG CGTGGGAGCTAAAACAGGTGGAGCGGCCACCCGCCAGTCCCCAGAACTCcagctcctcctcgtcctcctcgtcctcaGCCAAGGCCGACTGCCCCCCCGCCAGCAGGAAGCTCTCCCAGCGCTCCAGCCGCCTCAGTGCAC GGCAACTGAAACGTAGCCGGTGCGAGATCGACGTGGAGACGCCCGACTCCATCCTGGTCAACACCAACCTGCGTGCCCTCTTTAACAAGCACAACTTCTCCGCCCTGCCGCACGAGTGCCAGCTGAAGCTGCTCAAGCTGCTGCCCGAGGTGGACCAGCAG GCTTGCATGGACGGCCCTGTCCTGAAGGTAACCAGCTCTGCCTTAAACAACGAGTTCTTCACCTCGGCAGCCCAGTCCTGGAAGGATCGGCTCTCTGAAG GTGAGTTCACGCCTGAGCTGAGACTGCGGATGAGGCAGGAGtttgagaaggagaagaaggtgGAGCTGTGGAAGGAGCGCTTCTTTGAGAGTTACTACGGCGAGCA CTCTGGTTTGACGTTAGAAGAGTCCAGAGAGCTCCTCGATGCTGAGGGGAAAGAAGCTCCTGTTCAGGAGCCGGCCGAGCTTCCCTGTAAAAAATCAGCCGGACAGGCCACCGTGGACATTCAGGAACAGAGCCAAGGCTTCCAGCCATCTCCCACAGAATCGGAATCCAAACCTGCGCCAGAGAAACCGGTCAGCCAGGCGGCGTCCAGCAGTGTCCGGTCTTCTGAGCTGCCGCAGAGAAGGTCACAGGCCACCCCAGTGGGCTCCTATACCCCCACACTCACGCGGTCGATGTCCCTCAAGGCAGAGGCCAGtcttgcagcagcagcaacacggGAGGCCCCCACCCCAGAAACAGCCCCAGCCCCtacagccccagccccagcccctaCAGCCCCAGCCCCTACAGCCCCAGCCCCTACAGCCCCAGCCCCTACAGCCCTAGCCCCTACAGCCCCAGCCCCTACAGCCCCAGCCCCTACAGCCCCAGCCCCTACCCCAGCCCCTGTTCCAGCCCCTACTCCAGCTCAGGAAAGACCCACTCCAGCTGCATCCCCAGCTCCATCCCCTACAACAGCCCCTGTCCCGGCTCCCTCCCCAGCCATCAGTccccctcatcctcatcctcctcctcctcctcctcctcctccttctactGCTGCTCCGACTGCTGCTGCCTCACCTGCACCACTGGCCTCCGGCACTCCACATAGAGATGAGAAGACCCAGGCTGCTCGCAAGGACAGTCCAGGAAccacatcagcagcagcagcagcagagagccATGTGACCTCTCCTGCTCCCTCCGCACCCCACGAGCCGCTGAAGAGGAAGTCCTCCAGCCAGCAGGAGGCAGAAGCGAGCCCTGAGAAGAAGTTGTGCCCGACTCAACCAGCAGGAGCGTCAGCCGTCACAGcagcctcatcctcctcctcaccccccaccaccacaacctCTTCATCACTGCCATCACCTGCAGCATCAGCGCCTGCTGTCACTCCCACTAAAGAGCAGAGGGTACCTCCACTCATT ATCCCTGTATCTCGTATCCTGGCAGCTGCTGCTCCTCCCCCCAGTCCGGTGTCGCCCAGAGCCCCTCTGGTGGTGGCCCCCCCTCGCTCGGGCCGCACCGGCGCCCGCACGCTGGCCGACATCAAGGCCAAAGCCCAGCAGGCGCGTGCCCAGAGGGCAGCCGCTGCCGCAGCAGGCACTTCCCCGCATGGGGCAGGGCCTGGATCTGGTGGGGGCAGTGCCCCCTCAACCCCCACGTCGCTGTCCAGTGGCAGCGAGACGCCATCCCCGGTCAAACTCAGTCCCGCGTCACCAGCCCACGCTGGTCGTCTCTCTCACACGCCCCCCAGCGCCACCGCAGCTACGGACATCAGAGCTGCGTCGGGGTCGCACAGCAACCAGTCCCACTCGCATGCCCTTTTCAAGCCCTCGCTCGCGCACCTCCAGAGACCTCCGGTGTCCGGCCCCGGGGGAAACACGGCGGCTGTGGCGGCGGCGCTTTCGTTCGCCGCCTCTCTCAAGTCCAGCTCGTCCATCCCAGCCAACAACCCGCTGGTCACGCAGCTGCTGCAGGGCAAAGAGATCCCCCTGGAGAAGATCCTGCCCAAGCCCCTGGCCCGCGGCgagcacccccccaccaccaccaccaccaccaccatcaccaccaccatcatccgCCCGCCTCCAGCACCGCGCATGACGAGCAGAGCAGGCTTCGTCAGCAGGTCCCAGGTCAGCTGGCGACGCACAGTCCCCCGGGCACCTCTGGCCCCGCCAGGCCTGGTTTCAGAGGAGAGCAGGCCTCCTCTCACCAGC CGCGAGATGCTGGACAAGGAGACCCAGGAGCAGATCCTTCAGGTGTTCATGCGGGGCCAGGCGTACAGCCCTGCGGTCCCCCAGCATGACACTCGAGCGCTGGGCATCCCTCCACAGTCGCTGCCTCTCCAGAGCTGCGCTGACCGGCCCTTCTGCCCCGCGGGGCTGCTGAGCCGAAAGCGCCGCTCCCGGCCAGCCATGTCGGGCCACTACCTGCTCAACGTGTCCACCTACGGCCGCTCCGACGCCAGCAAGCGCGCCCTCCTGTCCGTCCCGCAGGCCAGCCTAAAGACAGAGAGCCTCGaggcgggggagggggggcatgtgaaggaggaggaggccgaggagaggagggcgggcctgggggaggaagaggaggagaagggggtgAAGATCGAGGAGCCCGGGAGCCCACAGAGGTGCTCGTGGACGAAGCAAATGAGCGGCAATACCAGCAACGCACACAGCGGCTCACacgccaccaccagcagcagcggcCACTCTGAGAGCCCGTCACTGGGCCCCTGCTCCTACGGGGGCACCATCAGCATGTCCGTCCCCCCCGCGCTCAACCACACCTCGACCGGCTCCGGCGCTGCTGTCTCCGCCGACTCCCCCGCCTCCGCTCAGACGTCATCCGAGGCCGACGCCGGCAGCGGCAGCGTGATGTCCTTCTCCGTCACTGTGACGACCATCCCCGCCGGTCACCCGGGCAGCAACCCGGGCGAGGACTCCCCCGAGCAGGTGTTCATGGAGGGCAGCGCCATGGAGGAGGTGCAGTCCAAGTGCTACTGCCGCCTCAAGGCCATGATCATGTGCAAGGGCTGCGGAGCCTTCTGCCACGATGACTGCATCGGGCCCTCCAAGCTCTGCGTCTCCTGCCTGGTGGTACGATGA
- the kif3cb gene encoding kinesin family member 3Cb produces the protein MSRKSSDNVMIRLRRMSMAKNSETVKVVVRCRPMQKKEEAMNHEKIVEVDVNLGQLRVRNPRAQPGAIMKTFTFDAVYDTASSQIDLYDYTCKPLVDSVLLGFNGTIFAYGQTGTGKTYTMQGSPEPEKRGVIPNSFHHIFTHISRSQNQRYLVRVSYIEIYQEEIRDLLCKDNNKKLELKENPDSGVYVKDLLSVVTKSIQEIEHVMDLGNQSRSVGFTKMNERSSRSHAIFIVTIECSETGLDGEDHIRVGKLNMVDLAGSERQSKTGAKGKRFKEAAKINLSLSALGNVISALVDGTSTHVPYRDSKLTRLLQDSLGGNSKTVMVATIGPASCNYEETITTLRYANRAKNIKNKPHINEDPKEALLREFQEEIARLKAQLEERGMLAKERRRKRRDSMRMKRSLSSGEVEKPQGGYVDVVETVQEERDGDETERKAEKLKYRKSVNGNLEMFRLPEENEKTVEELQKEQEAMELIIEKYKSMESKLLVGGKNIVDHTNEQQKMLELKRQEITEQMRQEREMQQQMFEQDEETVELMETFTTLQQEVELKTKKLKKLYTRLQLVKTEIGDIIDEHVATRQELEQTQHELIREMKFKNLIIENFIPPEEKNKMMNRLHYDSEEDQWKMLPLIPSETHRCRVKRRPASVVGYKRPISQYAQSVAATGAPPRYRAENIMLLELDMTPPAMFHLNLNGTDLISRDQLPDFVHLRRRGTATRVRKSQSWNQAPCMPSTSSVCWLAPGSPRSSGSQGACGSTLPAEKET, from the exons ATGTCGCGGAAGAGTTCAGATAACGTTATGATTCGATTGCGGAGGATGTCTATGGCTAAGAACAGCGAAACGGTGAAGGTGGTAGTTCGATGCCGCCCCATGCAAAAGAAAGAGGAGGCGATGAATCATGAGAAAATAGTGGAGGTAGATGTCAATTTGGGACAGCTTAGGGTGCGTAATCCGAGGGCGCAGCCCGGTGCAATCATGAAAACATTTACATTCGATGCGGTGTATGACACGGCCTCCTCCCAAATTGACCTGTATGACTACACATGTAAACCCCTTGTGGACTCGGTTCTTCTTGGTTTCAATGGAACTATATTTGCCTATGGACAGACGGGGACAGGTAAAACATACACAATGCAGGGTTCGCCAGAGCCTGAAAAGCGTGGAGTCATTCCAAATTCATTTcatcacattttcacacacatatCCAGATCTCAAAACCAACGGTATCTAGTGCGTGTCTCCTACATAGAAATTTATCAGGAAGAGATCCGGGACCTGttgtgcaaagacaacaacaagAAACTTGAACTCAAAGAGAATCCTGATTCTGGGGTGTATGTGAAAGACCTCTTGTCAGTGGTGACCAAAAGCATACAAGAAATTGAACATGTGATGGACTTGGGGAATCAATCTCGGTCTGTAGGTTTCACTAAGATGAATGAGCGCAGTTCTCGGTCACACGCCATCTTCATTGTCACCATCGAATGCAGTGAGACAGGCTTGGATGGTGAAGATCACATCCGTGTAGGAAAACTTAACATGGTGGATCTGGCAGGCAGCGAGCGTCAAAGTAAGACCGGGGCCAAAGGAAAGCGCTTCAAGGAAGCTGCAAAGATCAACCTGTCCCTGTCTGCTCTGGGCAATGTCATATCAGCCCTGGTGGATGGCACAAGCACCCATGTCCCATACAGAGACTCCAAACTCACACGGCTGCTGCAGGACTCTCTCGGGGGCAACTCCAAAACAGTAATGGTGGCCACCATTGGCCCCGCATCCTGTAACTACGAGGAGACCATCACAACCCTGCGGTACGCCAACCGGGCCAAGAACATCAAGAACAAGCCGCACATAAATGAGGACCCCAAAGAGGCCCTGCTCAGGGAGTTCCAGGAGGAGATTGCCCGTCTGAAAGCACAACTTGAAGAGCGAGGGATGCTGgctaaagagaggaggaggaagaggagagacagcatgaggATGAAGAGAAGCCTGAGCAGCGGGGAGGTGGAAAAGCCGCAAGGGGGTTACGTGGACGTGGTGGAGACCGtacaggaggagagggatggagatgaGACGGAGAGGAAAGCAGAAAAACTCAAGTACAGGAAAAGTGTAAATGGGAACTTAGAGATGTTCCGGCTTCCTGAAGAGAATGAGAAGACTGTAGAGGAGCTACAGAAAGAGCAAGAGGCCATGGAACTCATCATAGAGAAATATAAG TCTATGGAAAGCAAGCTGTTGGTCGGTGGTAAGAATATTGTGGACCACACTAATGAGCAACAGAAAATGTTGGAACTGAAAAGGCAAGAAATTACAGAGCAG ATGagacaggagagggagatgCAACAGCAGATGTTTGAGCAGGATGAGGAAACAGTGGAGCTGATGGAAACCTTCACAACTCTGCAGCAAGAGGTTGAACTTAAGACCAAGAAACTGAAAAAG TTGTATACAAGGTTGCAGCTGGTGAAGACTGAAATTGGAGATATCATTGATGAGCATGTGGCTACAAGACAGGAGCTGGAACAAACACAACACGAACTGATCAGGGAGATGAAGTTTAA GAATTTGATAATAGAAAATTTCATCCCTCCTGAGGAGAAGAACAAAATGATGAACAGACTGCATTATGACAGTGAAGAGGACCAGTGGAAGATGCTTCCCCTTATTCCCTCAGAGAC CCACCGCTGTCGTGTTAAGCGAAGACCAGCATCTGTGGTGGGGTACAAGCGGCCCATCAGTCAATACGCCCAGTCTGTAGCAGCCACAGGAGCGCCTCCCAGATATAGG GCAGAGAACATCATGCTGCTGGAGCTGGACATGACTCCACCAGCTATGTTTCACCTGAACTTAAACGGGACCGATCTGATCAGCAGAGACCAACTGCCTGACTTTGTCCACCTTCGAAGGAGAGGCACTGCAACTCGAGTCAGGAAATCACAATCCTG GAATCAGGCACCTTGCATGCCCTCGACCTCCTCGGTCTGCTGGCTGGCTCCTGGGTCCCCTCGCAGTTCAGGTTCTCAGGGTGCCTGTGGGTCCACCCTTCCTGCTGAGAAAGAGACTTAA
- the LOC125284703 gene encoding zinc transporter 1-like, translating to MAWEPKRRRLLCMLSLTFGFFIVEVVVSRMTASLAMLSDSFHMLSDVIALAVALISVRFAEMTQSTATNTYGWIRAEVMGALVNAVFLTALCFTILLEAVERYTVPHEIENPRAVIWVGAAGLLVNLLGLFLFHEHAGHGHSHSHSHSHRTKTNKVSEKSSNTKSRLDGSSEDLSCNLVVNPGSEKKSADMLCNEEVEVRLNGGVHLEDLEATQDSASQLNMRGVFLHVLGDALGSVIVVVNALIFTYVWQSCPSKGPCNNPCFSQHCPHLMPLNGTSDSEVPSAGPCWVLYLDPTLCVLMVFILLYTTFPLLRESALILLQTVPKEVDVRRLRQRLRSLEGVLAVHELHVWQLAGSRIIATAHIKCHDPDAYMDIAKRIKGMFHDEGIHATTIQPEFGGAATAESGDALCELPCRIQCAPKQCCGTGTIIASAGSPTSRRTSDSQVQYQSHTGTAVTYTEGQGAEVKLQRDVESAV from the exons ATGGCATGGGAACCTAAACGCCGGCGGCTACTGTGCATGCTGTCGCTAACTTTTGGGTTTTTTATTGTCGAAGTTGTGGTCAGTCGAATGACAGCATCTCTTGCCATGCTTTCGGACTCGTTTCACATGCTTTCGGATGTGATAGCTTTAGCTGTGGCCCTGATATCGGTGCGCTTTGCAGAAATGACACAGTCCACTGCTACGAATACTTACGGCTGGATCAGGGCTGAAGTGATGGGAGCTTTGGTTAATGCGGTGTTCCTGACAGCTTTGTGTTTTACTATCCTGTTGGAGGCTGTGGAGCGCTACACAGTCCCTCATGAAATCGAAAATCCTCGGGCTGTCATCTGGGTCGGTGCCGCTGGTCTTCTTGTCAACCTGTTGGGTCTTTTTCTGTTTCACGAACACGCTGGACATGggcactctcactctcattcccATTCTCACCGGACCAAGACGAACAAAGTATCAGAAAAATCCAGTAACACAAAATCCAGGCTGGATGGGTCATCAGAAGACCTGTCCTGTAATCTAGTGGTGAACCCCGGCAGCGAGAAGAAAAGTG cTGACATGCTCTGCAATGAGGAAGTAGAGGTGCGTCTTAATGGTGGGGTGCATCTGGAGGACCTTGAGGCCACTCAGGACTCTGCCTCTCAGCTCAATATGCGTGGTGTCTTCCTTCACGTGCTCGGTGATGCTCTGGGCTCTGTCATTGTGGTGGTAAATGCCCTTATCTTCACCTATGTGTGGCAGTCATGTCCTTCGAAAGGCCCTTGCAATAACCCCTGCTTCAGCCAACACTGCCCGCATCTGATGCCCCTTAACGGGACCTCTGACTCAGAGGTGCCCTCTGCTGGACCCTGCTGGGTGCTGTACCTTGACCCCACCCTGTGCGTGCTGATGGTGTTTATCCTGTTGTACACCACCTTTCCGCTGCTCCGGGAGTCGGCACTCATTCTGCTGCAGACGGTGCCCAAGGAGGTGGACGTGCGGCGTCTGCGCCAGCGTCTGCGCAGCCTGGAGGGCGTGCTGGCCGTGCACGAGCTGCACGTCTGGCAGCTGGCCGGCAGCCGCATCATCGCCACGGCTCACATCAAGTGCCATGATCCCGATGCGTACATGGACATCGCCAAGCGCATCAAGGGCATGTTCCATGACGAGGGAATCCACGCCACCACCATCCAGCCTGAATTTGGGGGTGCCGCCACGGCAGAATCCGGTGATGCTTTGTGTGAGCTCCCATGCCGCATCCAGTGCGCCCCAAAGCAGTGCTGTGGGACTGGAACCATCATCGCGTCTGCAGGGTCCCCCACTTCCCGACGAACCTCAGACTCACAAGTCCAGTACCAATCCCACACTGGGACAGCAGTGACTTACACAGAGGGGCAGGGGGCTGAGGTCAAGTTGCAGAGAGACGTAGAGTCTGCTGTGTGA